One genomic region from Thermomicrobium sp. 4228-Ro encodes:
- a CDS encoding ABC transporter ATP-binding protein, which yields MIAVQSPRLQTATHALELQGVSRRFGGLVAVREVSLALQPGERRAIIGPNGAGKTTLFNVITGELRPTAGTIRFFGRDVTHLPPYQRIRLGLARTYQTPLVFRRLTVAENLYLAVRGVRPWRLSLRLPRRSDPEFREVEELAERVGLGHALRALAGALSHGEQRQLELGMALASRPKLLLLDEPAAGLSPGEREQLTALLQGLDPRMTVLLIEHDMDVAFQVVQRVTVLHEGSVIAEGAPDEIAANPVVQAVYLGGGYG from the coding sequence ATGATCGCGGTGCAGTCTCCTCGCTTGCAGACGGCGACTCACGCCCTGGAACTCCAGGGCGTGAGTCGCCGCTTCGGCGGGCTCGTCGCCGTCCGCGAGGTCTCGCTCGCACTTCAGCCGGGTGAGCGCCGGGCGATCATCGGACCGAACGGAGCGGGCAAGACGACGCTCTTCAACGTCATCACTGGTGAACTCCGTCCGACCGCTGGGACGATCCGCTTCTTCGGCCGCGACGTTACGCATCTTCCGCCGTACCAGCGCATCCGGCTGGGTCTGGCGCGGACCTATCAGACGCCACTCGTGTTTCGTCGGCTCACCGTCGCTGAGAACCTGTACCTCGCCGTACGCGGCGTTCGCCCCTGGCGGCTCAGTCTGCGGCTCCCGCGCCGCAGCGATCCCGAATTTCGCGAAGTCGAGGAACTCGCGGAACGAGTCGGACTCGGTCATGCGTTGCGGGCACTGGCCGGCGCGCTTTCGCACGGGGAGCAGCGCCAGCTCGAGCTGGGCATGGCGCTCGCCAGCCGTCCGAAGCTCCTGCTTCTCGATGAGCCAGCGGCTGGTCTCTCTCCGGGTGAGCGCGAGCAGCTCACGGCGCTCCTCCAGGGACTCGACCCTCGGATGACAGTCCTCCTCATCGAGCACGACATGGATGTCGCCTTCCAGGTGGTGCAACGGGTCACTGTACTGCACGAAGGAAGCGTCATCGCCGAAGGAGCGCCGGACGAGATCGCTGCGAACCCGGTCGTCCAAGCCGTGTACCTCGGAGGCGGGTATGGCTGA
- a CDS encoding branched-chain amino acid ABC transporter permease has translation MSWPQFVTVTLNGLTLAALYFIVAIGFTLIFGVLRVVNLAHGSLYLFGGYVGWSVADRTGSWPLGALAALLAAALAGLVLEVGLLRPIHGQDLREALVTIGVSIIAADLMLARWGGFTYDFSPPEAITGGVRIPLLDIGYPKYRLFVLAFAIVLGLLLWFLLTRTRFGMTVRAAIDDRDMVAAVGIDVQRLFVLMFALGAGLAGLAGVVGGSVLSISSGEDARYLLASLIVVIVGGMGSLPGTAVAALLVALVEQYSLALFPTYAAIVSFLLMVIVLAVRPQGLFGRAA, from the coding sequence ATGAGCTGGCCGCAATTCGTCACCGTCACCTTGAACGGCCTGACGCTGGCGGCTCTCTACTTCATCGTTGCGATCGGCTTCACGCTCATCTTCGGTGTGCTCCGTGTCGTCAACCTCGCCCACGGCTCGCTCTACCTCTTCGGCGGGTATGTGGGCTGGAGCGTCGCTGACCGTACCGGGAGCTGGCCGCTGGGGGCGCTGGCTGCTCTCCTAGCAGCCGCGCTGGCTGGGCTTGTCCTCGAGGTCGGCCTGCTCCGCCCCATCCACGGGCAGGACTTGCGTGAGGCGCTGGTGACGATCGGGGTCTCGATCATCGCGGCTGATCTCATGCTCGCGCGGTGGGGCGGCTTCACCTACGACTTTTCCCCACCCGAGGCGATCACTGGTGGCGTCCGGATTCCCCTGCTCGATATCGGCTATCCAAAGTACCGGCTCTTCGTCCTCGCCTTCGCCATCGTGCTCGGCCTCCTGCTCTGGTTCCTGCTTACCCGGACGCGGTTCGGTATGACCGTTCGCGCTGCCATCGATGACCGGGATATGGTCGCGGCAGTCGGGATCGATGTCCAGCGGCTCTTCGTGCTGATGTTCGCGCTCGGAGCTGGCCTAGCCGGACTGGCCGGTGTCGTTGGTGGGTCGGTGCTGTCCATCTCGTCCGGCGAAGACGCTCGCTACCTCCTCGCTTCGCTCATCGTGGTGATTGTCGGCGGGATGGGGAGCCTTCCGGGAACAGCCGTCGCAGCGCTCCTCGTCGCACTGGTCGAGCAGTACAGCTTGGCGCTCTTCCCGACCTATGCCGCAATCGTCAGCTTTCTCCTGATGGTCATCGTGCTGGCGGTTCGTCCGCAGGGGCTTTTCGGGAGGGCAGCATGA
- a CDS encoding phosphoenolpyruvate hydrolase family protein has translation MSWRPMTRTEALAKLRATLAEGKPIIGAGAGTGLSAKCAEAGGADLIIIYNSGRYRMAGRGSLAGLMPYGDANAIVVEMAAEVLPVVRHTPVLAGVCGTDPFRLMPVFLRQLKEIGFVGVQNFPTVGLIDGVFRQNLEETGMGFDLEIETIRIAHELDMLTAPYVFDPDQARAMAEAGADIIVPHVGLTTKGMIGAKTALTLDEAVERVQAMCDAAKAVNPDVIVLCHGGPIAEPEDVAYVLERTRGVVGFFGASSVERLPTERAMVETMQRFKALQPRST, from the coding sequence ATGAGCTGGCGACCGATGACGCGTACCGAAGCGCTCGCCAAGTTGCGGGCGACCCTAGCTGAAGGCAAGCCGATCATCGGCGCCGGAGCCGGTACCGGTCTCTCAGCGAAGTGCGCGGAAGCCGGGGGTGCCGACCTCATCATTATCTACAACTCCGGCCGCTATCGCATGGCGGGGAGAGGTTCCCTCGCTGGCCTCATGCCGTATGGGGACGCCAATGCCATCGTTGTCGAGATGGCGGCTGAAGTGCTCCCGGTCGTCCGGCACACTCCGGTGCTCGCGGGCGTGTGCGGCACCGATCCCTTCCGCCTGATGCCGGTCTTCCTGCGCCAGCTCAAGGAGATCGGTTTCGTCGGCGTGCAGAACTTCCCGACCGTCGGCCTTATCGACGGTGTCTTTCGCCAGAACCTCGAAGAAACCGGCATGGGGTTCGACCTCGAGATCGAAACGATCCGGATCGCTCACGAGCTGGACATGCTGACCGCTCCCTACGTCTTCGATCCCGATCAGGCACGAGCGATGGCGGAGGCCGGTGCGGACATCATCGTGCCGCACGTCGGCTTGACGACGAAGGGGATGATCGGCGCCAAGACGGCGCTCACTCTGGACGAAGCGGTCGAACGGGTGCAGGCGATGTGCGATGCTGCCAAGGCGGTCAATCCGGACGTCATCGTGCTCTGCCACGGTGGGCCGATCGCTGAACCCGAGGATGTCGCCTACGTGCTCGAGCGGACGCGCGGTGTCGTCGGCTTCTTCGGCGCTTCCAGCGTCGAGCGGTTGCCGACCGAGCGCGCCATGGTCGAGACGATGCAGCGCTTCAAAGCGCTGCAGCCCCGCTCGACTTGA
- a CDS encoding PEP/pyruvate-binding domain-containing protein, whose amino-acid sequence MSRAATVALVRWFHDPACTDVAQAGGKGASLARLAAAGLPVPPGFVVTSAAFATFLAETGLAATIRSLLQQVDPNERRVLEAAAAELRRAILTAPLPIELDAAIAGAYAELGHGEPIAVAVRSSAVAEDSQQASFAGQQETFLDVRGVDAVLDRVRACWASFFSPRALFYRARKGSLDDLAVAVVVQELVEPEKAGVLFTVDPVQRRRDVLVIEAVFGFGEALVSGEVTPDHYEIERTSGRLLRAIVPVKRSMTVRAEDGGLTERAVPDELQRARVLDDRELATLRELAEQVEAFFGSPQDVEWAIARSELFVLQSRPITTLA is encoded by the coding sequence ATGAGCCGCGCTGCGACCGTCGCGCTGGTCCGCTGGTTCCACGATCCGGCCTGTACCGACGTCGCACAGGCCGGCGGGAAGGGTGCGAGTCTCGCCCGGCTTGCGGCTGCCGGCCTTCCCGTGCCACCTGGCTTCGTGGTGACCAGCGCTGCCTTCGCGACCTTTCTCGCCGAGACAGGACTCGCTGCGACGATCCGTTCGCTGCTCCAGCAGGTCGACCCTAACGAGCGCCGGGTGTTGGAAGCTGCCGCCGCAGAACTCCGTCGAGCCATCCTGACAGCCCCGTTGCCCATCGAGCTCGACGCCGCCATTGCCGGTGCCTATGCGGAACTCGGTCACGGGGAACCGATCGCTGTCGCGGTCCGCTCGAGCGCGGTCGCCGAGGACTCCCAGCAGGCCTCTTTCGCTGGTCAGCAGGAGACGTTCCTCGATGTCCGCGGAGTCGATGCGGTGCTCGATCGGGTCCGGGCCTGCTGGGCGTCGTTCTTCAGTCCCCGCGCGCTCTTCTACCGGGCTCGCAAGGGGTCGCTCGACGATCTTGCCGTCGCGGTCGTCGTCCAAGAACTCGTCGAGCCCGAGAAGGCGGGCGTGCTCTTCACGGTCGATCCGGTGCAGCGACGTCGCGATGTGCTGGTGATCGAAGCGGTCTTCGGTTTCGGAGAAGCGCTGGTTTCGGGCGAGGTCACGCCTGACCACTACGAGATCGAGCGAACGAGTGGCCGGCTCCTCCGTGCTATCGTCCCGGTCAAGCGGTCGATGACCGTCCGTGCCGAGGACGGTGGGCTGACGGAACGAGCGGTGCCCGACGAGCTCCAGCGTGCCCGTGTCCTGGACGACCGCGAACTTGCTACACTCCGCGAACTCGCGGAGCAGGTCGAGGCGTTCTTCGGGTCGCCCCAAGACGTCGAGTGGGCGATCGCTCGAAGCGAGCTGTTCGTGCTCCAGAGTCGTCCGATCACGACGCTGGCCTGA
- a CDS encoding Tm-1-like ATP-binding domain-containing protein: MPTVVLIGTLDTKGVEYEYLCQRLRERGCDVVLVDAGVLGEPQAQPDITREEVARAAGADVATLAAQGDRGAAIATMARGATAIVLELFRQGRLHGILALGGSGGSSLATTAMRALPIGVPKLMVSTLASGDTRPYVGASDIAMLYPVVDIAGINRISERILTNAAAAIAGMAQAYETFQTSAPSKPLIGATMFGVTTPCVTEARKELEARGYEVLVFHATGTGGQAMENLVKSGYLAGVLDITTTELADELVGGVLSAGPERLEAAGAVGIPQVVSLGALDMVNFGPLDTVPERFRHRRLYQHNPTVTLMRTTKEECAELGRIIARKVNAARGPVAVFIPLRGFSAIDVEGKPFYDPEADRALIEALKANLAPHIEVHEWETDINDPAFARAMAARLDELIRSQQRDEGGSTSQEGAR, from the coding sequence ATGCCGACGGTGGTCTTGATCGGCACGCTCGACACCAAAGGGGTGGAGTACGAGTACTTGTGCCAGCGCCTGCGTGAACGTGGGTGCGACGTGGTGCTCGTCGATGCCGGTGTGCTCGGCGAACCACAGGCACAACCGGACATCACACGGGAGGAGGTCGCCCGCGCGGCAGGGGCCGACGTGGCGACGCTGGCAGCCCAGGGCGATCGTGGGGCGGCGATCGCCACGATGGCGCGCGGTGCGACGGCGATCGTGCTCGAGTTGTTCCGCCAAGGTCGCCTGCACGGCATCCTCGCCCTCGGTGGCTCCGGAGGCTCGTCGCTCGCCACGACTGCGATGCGGGCGTTGCCGATCGGTGTCCCGAAACTGATGGTTTCGACACTGGCATCGGGTGACACGCGCCCCTACGTCGGGGCGAGCGATATCGCCATGCTCTATCCCGTCGTCGATATCGCCGGCATCAACCGGATCAGCGAGCGGATTCTCACCAATGCCGCGGCTGCCATCGCCGGTATGGCGCAGGCGTATGAGACGTTCCAAACGAGTGCTCCCAGCAAACCATTGATCGGCGCGACGATGTTCGGGGTGACGACTCCGTGCGTCACCGAAGCGCGCAAAGAACTCGAGGCGCGTGGGTACGAGGTGCTCGTTTTCCATGCCACCGGAACCGGTGGTCAGGCGATGGAAAATCTCGTCAAGAGCGGGTATCTGGCTGGCGTGCTCGATATCACCACGACGGAACTGGCCGACGAGCTCGTCGGCGGTGTCCTCTCGGCTGGGCCGGAACGACTCGAGGCTGCCGGCGCTGTGGGGATCCCGCAGGTCGTCTCGCTCGGTGCGCTCGACATGGTCAATTTCGGCCCGCTGGACACGGTGCCGGAGCGGTTCCGGCACCGCCGTCTCTACCAACACAATCCGACGGTGACGCTGATGCGGACGACGAAGGAAGAATGTGCCGAACTCGGTCGGATCATCGCCCGCAAAGTGAATGCCGCCCGCGGGCCAGTCGCGGTGTTCATCCCGCTGCGCGGCTTTTCAGCGATCGATGTCGAAGGGAAGCCGTTCTACGATCCCGAGGCTGATCGAGCGCTGATCGAGGCGTTGAAGGCGAATCTCGCTCCGCACATCGAGGTGCACGAGTGGGAGACCGACATCAACGACCCAGCCTTCGCCCGAGCGATGGCAGCGCGCCTCGACGAGCTGATCCGCAGCCAGCAGCGAGACGAAGGCGGATCGACGAGTCAGGAGGGTGCACGATGA
- a CDS encoding branched-chain amino acid ABC transporter permease produces MRPRVLGGGLVLLALLSFPTWGSPYFVGRVFTPAFIFGMIALSLCLLAGYGGMVSLAQMTLAGLAGYGYGYLTVTLGQPWWVGVFGGLLVATLVAFLFGVIAVRSTGIYFLMITLALGMVVYALANQNRSLFGGHTGILGIRPPELFGQGLTERVPFYYVSLLVGLLAYAFVRYLSRTPFGLSLQALRDDPRRLAALGFHNALHRVAAFTVAGFLAGLGGLLLVWYNGAISPTTIDLTRLINIMVIAVIGGLAYAEGAFLGALVFILVTNFASSFTQRFNTVIGLVFLLIVLFSPEGLSGIGLQIVRALQRRLQVRLAPVERAGME; encoded by the coding sequence ATGAGACCGCGTGTGCTTGGTGGTGGACTCGTCCTCCTCGCGCTCCTCAGCTTTCCCACCTGGGGCAGTCCCTACTTCGTTGGACGTGTCTTCACTCCGGCGTTCATCTTCGGGATGATCGCGCTCAGCCTCTGCCTGCTTGCTGGCTATGGTGGGATGGTCTCGCTCGCCCAGATGACGCTGGCGGGGCTCGCTGGTTACGGATACGGTTACCTGACAGTGACCCTGGGCCAGCCCTGGTGGGTTGGCGTTTTCGGTGGGCTTCTCGTCGCCACGCTCGTTGCCTTCCTCTTCGGCGTGATCGCAGTCCGCTCCACTGGCATCTACTTCCTGATGATCACGCTCGCGTTGGGCATGGTGGTTTACGCACTGGCCAACCAAAATCGCTCCCTCTTCGGTGGTCATACCGGTATCCTCGGCATCCGCCCACCCGAGCTGTTCGGTCAGGGGCTCACGGAGCGTGTGCCGTTCTATTACGTTTCCCTCCTCGTTGGCCTCCTGGCGTATGCCTTCGTCCGCTACCTGTCGCGGACGCCGTTCGGACTGTCGTTGCAGGCGCTGCGTGATGACCCGCGCCGGCTCGCCGCGCTAGGGTTCCACAACGCGCTCCATCGGGTCGCCGCGTTCACGGTCGCCGGTTTTCTGGCTGGGCTCGGTGGGCTGCTGCTCGTTTGGTACAACGGCGCGATCTCTCCCACCACGATCGATCTCACGCGCCTCATCAACATCATGGTGATCGCGGTAATCGGTGGGCTGGCCTACGCCGAGGGTGCTTTTCTGGGGGCGCTCGTCTTCATCCTCGTCACCAACTTCGCGAGCTCCTTCACGCAACGGTTCAACACCGTGATCGGCCTCGTCTTTCTGCTGATCGTGCTCTTCTCACCCGAAGGGTTGAGCGGCATCGGGCTGCAGATCGTACGCGCGCTCCAGCGTCGGTTGCAGGTACGGCTCGCTCCGGTCGAACGAGCTGGGATGGAGTGA
- a CDS encoding cyclase family protein, whose protein sequence is MGVRLIDLSMPVHNDMITFPRVPPPKIEMHESWEEFAERIGAAQYGATWLTASYRLELNDHVGTHIDARKHLVAEAPGPEGIPLEYCYSDGVLLDFRHKEKGSGITAAEIQEALDKIGYRLKPLDIVLIWTGAGAYQNEQRYLTDHCGMTREATLWLIDQGIKVMGIDAITFDPPVWAMFERKQFWEAHLVMREREYYHIENMTNFDQIPRPFGFKVAAFPIKWVGTTAAPVRAVAIVEE, encoded by the coding sequence GTGGGTGTTCGCCTGATCGATCTCTCCATGCCCGTGCACAACGATATGATCACCTTCCCGCGGGTTCCGCCTCCCAAGATCGAGATGCACGAGTCCTGGGAGGAATTCGCCGAGCGGATCGGTGCTGCGCAGTACGGCGCGACCTGGCTTACCGCCAGCTATCGACTCGAACTCAACGACCACGTCGGGACGCACATCGATGCCCGCAAGCACCTCGTCGCCGAGGCTCCCGGCCCGGAGGGGATTCCGCTCGAATACTGCTATTCCGACGGTGTGCTCCTCGATTTCCGTCATAAAGAGAAAGGTTCCGGGATCACGGCCGCGGAGATCCAGGAAGCGCTCGACAAGATCGGCTACCGCCTCAAGCCGCTCGATATCGTCCTCATCTGGACCGGTGCGGGTGCCTACCAGAACGAGCAGCGCTACCTCACTGATCACTGCGGTATGACCCGCGAGGCGACGCTCTGGCTCATCGACCAGGGGATCAAGGTGATGGGGATCGATGCCATCACCTTCGATCCACCGGTCTGGGCGATGTTCGAACGGAAGCAGTTCTGGGAGGCGCATCTCGTCATGCGGGAGCGCGAGTACTACCACATCGAGAACATGACGAACTTCGACCAGATCCCACGCCCCTTCGGCTTCAAGGTCGCTGCCTTCCCGATCAAGTGGGTGGGGACGACCGCGGCACCGGTACGCGCCGTCGCGATCGTCGAGGAGTGA
- a CDS encoding VOC family protein produces MMVAVKRIQHVSITAPLDGTERARAFYGGVLGLREKPVPESLAGLNILLWFDVGSTELHIVAEDDDTRGRSRRHVCFEVEDLTAIRTRLTEAGYQPYDAAPIPGRPRFFCRDPFGNLLEFMVFAVQ; encoded by the coding sequence ATGATGGTCGCAGTCAAGCGGATCCAGCATGTCTCGATCACGGCACCCCTCGATGGGACAGAGCGAGCTCGCGCCTTCTACGGCGGCGTACTCGGTCTCCGCGAGAAGCCGGTGCCGGAGTCGCTCGCTGGGCTCAACATCTTGCTGTGGTTCGACGTCGGGTCAACCGAGCTCCACATCGTCGCCGAGGACGACGACACGCGCGGGCGCTCGCGCCGGCACGTCTGCTTCGAGGTCGAAGACCTGACAGCCATTCGCACCCGGTTGACGGAAGCTGGCTACCAGCCCTACGACGCAGCACCGATTCCCGGTCGCCCGCGCTTCTTCTGCCGCGATCCGTTCGGCAACCTGCTCGAGTTCATGGTATTCGCAGTGCAGTGA
- a CDS encoding GntR family transcriptional regulator translates to MPKSNTASTDRSLPRPIARRVLREEIKEYLIDAILRGTLKPGDRIVETRIAQELGVSQTPVREALRDLELLGFVTSEPFRGTRVRAFTHEELVQIYPIRAAIEGVAARAAATRITTEQLLALEEQIDRMREASELGDEATAIEADIAFHRIIVEASGNRLLQQFWTSLSLATTTFLTFSVHRRAIEGLAARHEPILEALLARDPDLAEAVMRRHIEEPGRWVYEALAQERGSDPGDPAGGAPEEG, encoded by the coding sequence ATGCCGAAGTCGAACACAGCGTCGACCGATCGTTCGCTACCCCGCCCGATCGCGCGGCGAGTCCTCCGCGAGGAAATCAAGGAATACCTGATCGATGCCATCCTCCGCGGCACGCTCAAACCCGGTGACCGTATCGTCGAGACGCGGATCGCGCAGGAACTCGGCGTCAGCCAGACTCCGGTGCGGGAGGCTTTGCGTGACCTCGAACTCCTCGGCTTCGTGACGAGCGAACCGTTCCGGGGCACACGTGTCCGTGCCTTCACGCATGAGGAGCTCGTCCAGATCTATCCGATCCGTGCGGCGATCGAGGGGGTCGCTGCCCGTGCTGCCGCGACCCGTATCACGACCGAGCAACTGCTCGCGCTGGAGGAGCAGATCGACCGCATGCGCGAGGCGAGCGAGCTCGGCGACGAGGCGACAGCGATCGAAGCCGATATCGCCTTCCATCGCATCATCGTCGAGGCGTCCGGCAACCGGCTTCTCCAACAGTTCTGGACGAGCTTGAGTCTCGCGACAACGACGTTTCTGACCTTCTCGGTACACCGCCGGGCGATCGAAGGGCTGGCTGCCCGGCACGAGCCGATCCTGGAGGCGCTTCTGGCGCGCGATCCCGACCTGGCGGAGGCAGTGATGCGGCGCCATATCGAGGAGCCCGGCCGCTGGGTGTACGAGGCCCTGGCACAGGAGCGCGGTTCCGATCCGGGCGATCCGGCTGGCGGGGCACCGGAAGAAGGATGA
- a CDS encoding ABC transporter substrate-binding protein, with protein sequence MTREDLRYSRRTFLRRASFVGLTVTASALLAACAGQQATPTPAPAAASPTAAPAPSPTAAAATTPAPAASPTITVGAAGGEIVIGILATLEGAFALYGEEAVRGVELAVAEFGGAIAGKKIRLVKESTDATPQVAREKARKLIEQDKVDCIVGPLSGDEGLALRDYAKTIPDKTIVNGTSAAQDTTLRDPAPNFFRFSTDGVQWMAGLGTYCYQVKGYRRVATLGEDYSYPYSQVAGFLLEFCRLGGDCVAQFWVPIGTKDYSSVISSMPSDIDAIYVILGGSDAVNFLKAYSEFGGKAALIGGSSTIDQNVLETKGALRSRVIGIPGAGPVAADNPDPAWKAWVEQYRKQFPQGLSTPSLFCWGYYVNAKGLLLGLEAVNGDLSDGQKKLQAALAKVEFDGPTGHIKLDKNRQAIANNFVTEVAEGPDGNLYNKLVKVVEGVNQTLGLPEDKYLSLGSFTRENPTCEKIKQTFGS encoded by the coding sequence ATGACGAGAGAAGACCTGCGCTACAGTCGGCGTACGTTCCTCCGCCGAGCGAGCTTCGTCGGCCTGACGGTGACCGCATCGGCGCTGCTGGCCGCCTGCGCCGGGCAACAGGCGACTCCGACGCCCGCACCAGCGGCTGCGAGCCCCACGGCAGCACCTGCTCCGTCTCCGACCGCTGCAGCCGCGACCACGCCAGCACCGGCAGCCTCTCCGACGATCACCGTCGGAGCAGCTGGAGGCGAGATCGTGATCGGTATCCTCGCGACGCTCGAGGGAGCCTTCGCGCTCTACGGTGAGGAAGCTGTGCGCGGCGTCGAGCTGGCTGTCGCTGAATTCGGCGGCGCCATCGCCGGCAAGAAGATTCGACTGGTGAAGGAGAGCACGGATGCGACCCCGCAAGTCGCCCGCGAGAAGGCCCGCAAGCTGATCGAGCAGGACAAGGTCGACTGTATCGTCGGACCACTCTCGGGTGACGAAGGTCTGGCATTGCGTGACTATGCCAAGACGATCCCGGACAAGACGATCGTCAATGGGACCTCGGCTGCTCAGGATACGACGCTGCGTGACCCGGCGCCCAATTTCTTCCGGTTCTCCACGGATGGTGTCCAATGGATGGCCGGGCTCGGGACCTATTGCTACCAGGTGAAAGGCTATCGCCGCGTTGCCACGTTGGGCGAGGATTACTCGTATCCCTACAGTCAGGTCGCTGGCTTCCTGCTCGAATTCTGTCGTCTCGGTGGTGACTGCGTAGCCCAGTTCTGGGTGCCGATCGGGACCAAAGACTACAGCTCGGTCATCAGCTCGATGCCGAGCGATATCGATGCTATCTATGTCATCCTCGGCGGTTCCGATGCCGTCAATTTCCTCAAAGCCTATTCAGAATTCGGTGGCAAGGCTGCTCTCATCGGGGGGAGTTCGACGATCGACCAGAACGTGCTCGAGACCAAGGGAGCGCTGCGTTCCCGGGTCATCGGTATTCCCGGGGCAGGGCCAGTCGCGGCTGACAATCCTGACCCTGCCTGGAAAGCGTGGGTCGAGCAGTACCGCAAGCAGTTTCCACAGGGGCTCAGCACGCCTTCGCTCTTCTGTTGGGGATATTACGTCAATGCGAAGGGCTTGCTCCTCGGTCTCGAAGCGGTCAATGGTGATCTCAGCGACGGCCAGAAGAAACTCCAGGCAGCACTCGCCAAGGTCGAGTTCGATGGGCCGACTGGCCACATCAAGCTGGACAAGAACCGGCAAGCGATCGCCAACAACTTCGTGACCGAGGTCGCCGAGGGGCCCGACGGCAACTTGTACAATAAGCTCGTCAAGGTCGTCGAAGGAGTGAACCAAACGCTCGGTCTTCCCGAGGACAAGTACCTCTCGCTCGGTTCGTTCACTCGTGAGAATCCGACTTGTGAGAAGATCAAGCAGACGTTCGGATCCTGA
- a CDS encoding ABC transporter ATP-binding protein produces the protein MADASLLEIRDLHAYYGQSHILQGIDLTLRHEPLALLGRNGMGKTTLCLALTGLLPSVRGSIRFAGQELVGKPPHRIAALGIGYVPQGRRIFPSLTVEEHLRLLPRRRGLSGDDVWTIERVYDLFPRLAERRRQVAGTLSGGEQQMLAIARALLTNPRLLVMDEPSEGLAPVIVDQLVATLRQLAASGLSILLVEQRLAVATAIASRIAIMLAGRIVLETSAEALLADPALQQQYLGVSARRAA, from the coding sequence ATGGCTGACGCGTCGCTCCTCGAGATCCGCGACCTGCATGCCTACTATGGCCAGAGTCATATCCTGCAGGGTATCGATCTCACGCTACGGCACGAGCCGCTCGCGCTCCTCGGCCGCAATGGGATGGGGAAGACGACCCTCTGTCTGGCGCTGACGGGACTCCTGCCGAGTGTTCGCGGTTCGATCCGTTTCGCCGGCCAGGAGCTCGTCGGGAAGCCACCGCATCGCATCGCTGCACTCGGTATCGGCTACGTGCCGCAGGGACGACGCATTTTTCCCTCACTCACGGTCGAGGAGCATCTGCGGCTCCTGCCCCGTCGGCGAGGCCTGTCCGGTGACGATGTCTGGACGATCGAGCGGGTGTACGACCTGTTCCCCCGGCTGGCCGAGCGGCGTCGGCAGGTGGCTGGAACGCTCTCGGGCGGCGAGCAGCAGATGCTCGCGATCGCGCGCGCCCTTCTCACCAATCCGCGGCTGCTCGTCATGGACGAGCCGTCGGAGGGGCTGGCGCCGGTCATCGTCGATCAGCTCGTCGCCACGCTGCGGCAGCTGGCGGCGAGTGGCCTGTCGATCTTGCTCGTCGAGCAACGTCTGGCTGTCGCTACCGCGATCGCCAGCCGCATCGCTATCATGCTCGCCGGTCGCATCGTCCTGGAGACGAGCGCCGAGGCACTGCTTGCCGATCCAGCGCTCCAGCAGCAGTACCTGGGAGTGAGCGCCCGGCGGGCAGCGTGA
- a CDS encoding SDR family oxidoreductase, with product MDLGLRGKVAMVAAASQGLGKAVALGFAREGANLAICSRNQAALEAVAAEARSFGVDVLAVPADLTRAEDIAKFVEKSIAHFGGIDILVTNAGGPPAGTFQDFADDAPWQGAFELTLLSAVRLIRGVLPSMRARGGGAIIVMTSSSIKIPIPNLILSNVFRAGVAALAKTLAEELAPYNIRVNNVLPGRIATERLLYLDQVNAERAGVSVEEMRQRTIAQIPMGRYGDPEEFANAVVFLASERASYITGASLQVDGGYIRCIY from the coding sequence ATGGATCTCGGTCTCCGGGGCAAGGTCGCGATGGTCGCGGCCGCAAGTCAAGGACTCGGCAAGGCGGTCGCGCTCGGTTTCGCCCGCGAGGGAGCCAATCTCGCGATCTGCAGTCGCAACCAGGCGGCGCTCGAGGCGGTCGCCGCCGAGGCACGCAGCTTCGGCGTCGACGTGCTGGCAGTTCCGGCAGACCTGACCCGGGCCGAGGATATCGCGAAATTCGTCGAGAAATCCATCGCGCACTTCGGCGGCATCGATATCCTGGTGACCAATGCCGGTGGCCCGCCAGCCGGTACGTTCCAGGACTTCGCCGACGATGCGCCGTGGCAGGGGGCATTCGAACTCACCTTGCTGAGCGCCGTACGCTTGATCCGCGGTGTCCTCCCCTCGATGCGTGCTCGCGGCGGAGGCGCGATCATCGTGATGACATCGTCATCGATCAAGATACCGATCCCGAACCTGATCCTGTCCAACGTCTTCCGGGCTGGTGTCGCGGCCCTCGCGAAGACGCTCGCCGAGGAGCTGGCGCCCTACAACATCCGCGTCAACAACGTGCTGCCGGGTCGCATCGCGACAGAGCGGCTCCTTTATCTCGACCAGGTGAATGCCGAGCGAGCCGGGGTGAGCGTCGAGGAAATGCGGCAACGGACGATCGCCCAGATCCCGATGGGACGCTACGGCGATCCCGAGGAATTCGCGAACGCGGTCGTCTTCCTGGCCTCCGAGCGCGCCAGTTACATCACCGGTGCCTCGCTCCAGGTCGATGGCGGCTACATCCGATGCATCTACTGA